The following proteins are co-located in the Bacteroidota bacterium genome:
- a CDS encoding DUF2958 domain-containing protein: MKLITSELQARFLEIGEQREESDPIIVAKFFNPCGSQTWWAISYDPEYNICFGYVTGMFVDELGSFSIDEMEALRLPFGLRIERDIHFDECRLSDVKSGKVM; the protein is encoded by the coding sequence ATGAAACTTATTACTTCTGAATTACAAGCCCGATTTTTGGAAATCGGCGAACAGCGTGAGGAAAGCGACCCAATCATCGTTGCTAAATTCTTTAATCCCTGTGGCTCACAAACATGGTGGGCAATTAGTTACGACCCTGAATACAATATCTGTTTCGGGTATGTGACAGGGATGTTTGTGGACGAACTAGGCAGCTTCTCTATTGATGAAATGGAGGCTCTGCGGCTGCCGTTCGGCCTCAGGATTGAACGGGATATTCACTTTGATGAATGTCGCCTTTCTGATGTGAAGTCGGGTAAAGTGATGTAA